A single window of Nicotiana sylvestris chromosome 3, ASM39365v2, whole genome shotgun sequence DNA harbors:
- the LOC104227510 gene encoding probable GPI-anchored adhesin-like protein PGA55 isoform X2, producing MHCILRRSGSIIQKDPDMDDSALSLKSLEDYGVSSVIWRFSNCRSTDVTFFVLESNGLWRVLVLPQQYLYREICRRSLQSNVNSFQVGSLLALTSFLFGREKIQRVFNIGSPLESISSRSSLHDGGAFSHLKKWDMLSIIPSGQNPIIECEFPGTISVGSDANSVEDMDVHDPKENRSTDRCSRKKPRKKGKRNRNLKCSNGLNELQSAVGCSITQAVIQSIQHRSISSANMSNSLMTDAMTVNSIALGLSSNERCSSGGCKSPHTIVSTEVSSTGDILNSAGEKKKRSKQHVGNPYVTEKKDKYFRRVPKDSNVYASSTGNQNSHVRKENYHCIWKRVQKNDADVSNCDLEKLNLGFSQFDNRLKKSTVKKELPNRVDSIILSQSAHENQEKLKVPKNPRRNKCLDPLEENESQCQKGSPVNGASSNVCLKTNMQSDDVFGSATQIASAKRSINAADSRTGTSSFRARYKKGNVQYVSLKPIPNPKACSRNVEATENVPIVVSSVDDQTVEHQFGLLSRSGKFDDLTAQRQELPAVDGEGDNADQEVSPSGQNVTHEQLASKCQAPVSSSVNVRVINAGQYSDNIKALPGDAQFGKLRNHNTCTLEQGYDNAATAKFFVPEAKSQTFHSLENDCRNIYQAVNDAHRAQLASKAIEIGNGYPAAEFEKLLHSASPFICPSVSIRTCQACFRSQATNDPLCRHEIPNISLENLWQWYEKHGSYGLEVKAEDHRNARHYGMDHSKFRAYFVPYLSAIQLFKYHRTRPIHNDNRTLGSVDVAECKMNRISESSPSADLRSIFSVLVPQPLIEDSSSLLQKGVLSDSASSSECNNGDLHHLPDEFNLSDDMELLFEYFESEQPQRRRPLFETIQELVSGNGPSNCRSYGDPSLLHTTSLDDLHPHSWVNAGFSQGTLLTT from the exons ATGCATTGTATCCTTCGGAGATCAGGTAGCATCATTCAGAAAGATCCAGATATGGATGACAGTGCATTGTCCCTGAAATCTCTCGAG GACTATGGAGTATCTTCTGTTATATGGAGATTTTCCAATTGTAG GTCTACAGATGTCACATTCTTTGTCTTGGAATCCAATGGACTATGGAGAGTTCTTGTTCTTCCACAACAATATCTCTACCGTGAAATATGTCGGAGATCACTTCAATCAAATGTAAATAGTTTTCAAGTTGGTTCGTTGTTGGCattaacttctttcttgtttggtAGAGAGAAAATTCAAAGAGTTTTTAATATTGGCTCTCCTCTTGAATCAATCTCGTCTAGAAGCTCTCTACACGATGGAGGTGCTTTCAGCCATCTAAAGAAATGGGACATGTTATCAATCATTCCTTCTGGCCAAAATCCAATTATCGAATGTGAATTTCCTGGAACCATCTCCGTGGGATCTGATGCCAATAGTGTAGAAGATATGGATGTTCATGACCCTAAGGAAAATAGATCCACAGACAGATGCTCAAGGAAAAAACCTAGAAAGAAGGGGAAGCGGAATAGAAATCTCAAGTGCAGTAATGGCCTAAATGAGCTGCAATCTGCTGTTGGATGTTCAATAACTCAAGCTGTGATACAAAGTATACAACATAGATCAATTAGTTCTGCTAATATGTCTAATTCCTTGATGACTGATGCCATGACCGTGAACTCTATTGCTCTTGGCTTAAGTAGTAATGAAAGATGTAGTTCGGGTGGATGTAAATCACCTCATACTATTGTAAGTACAGAGGTTTCTTCTACTGGAGACATCTTAAACAGTGCTGGTGAGAAGAAAAAGCGTTCAAAGCAGCATGTTGGGAATCCTTATGTAACAGAAAAGAAGGATAAGTATTTTAGAAGAGTCCCCAAAGACTCAAATGTCTATGCAAGTAGTACTGGAAACCAGAATAGCCATGTGAGAAAGGAAAATTATCATTGTATTTGGAAAAGGGTCCAGAAGAATGATGCTGATGTAAGCAATTGTGACTTGGAAAAATTGAACTTAGGTTTCTCACAGTTTGATAATAGGTTGAAAAAGAGTACAGTGAAGAAAGAGCTTCCTAATCGTGTTGATTCTATTATATTATCACAATCCGCACATGAAAATCAAGAAAAGCTCAAAGTTCCAAAAAATCCGAGGAGAAATAAGTGTCTAGATCCACTGGAGGAGAATGAAAGTCAATGTCAAAAAGGATCTCCAGTTAATGGAGCCTCTTCAAATGTTTGTTTGAAGACTAACATGCAATCAGATGATGTATTTGGTTCAGCTACCCAAATAGCTTCAGCAAAAAGATCAATTAATGCTGCAGATTCTCGAACTGGAACAAGTTCTTTTAGGGCTAGATACAAGAAAGGGAATGTTCAATATGTTTCCCTTAAACCAATCCCGAATCCCAAAGCTTGTTCCCGTAATGTGGAAGCAACAGAAAATGTCCCAATTGTTGTATCCAGCGTGGATGATCAAACAGTTGAACATCAATTTGGCTTGTTATCTAGATCAGGAAAGTTCGATGACCTAACAGCACAGCGGCAGGAGCTTCCTGCTGTGGATGGAGAGGGTGACAACGCGGACCAAGAAGTTTCTCCTTCTGGTCAAAATGTTACACATGAACAACTAGCTTCTAAATGTCAAGCTCCTGTTTCTTCCTCAGTGAATGTCAGAGTGATAAATGCAGGTCAATATTCAGATAATATAAAAGCATTACCTGGTGATGCTCAGTTTGGGAAGTTGAGAAATCATAACACATGCACTCTAGAGCAGGGCTACGACAATGCTGCTACGGCGAAGTTCTTCGTTCCTGAAGCTAAAAGCCAAACCTTTCATAGTCTTGAAAATGATTGTAGAAACATTTATCAGGCAGTGAATGATGCCCATAGGGCACAGCTAGCCTCTAAAGCCATTGAGATCGGTAATGGCTATCCTGCTGCCGAGTTTGAGAAACTTCTTCATTCTGCCTCTCCATTTATATGCCCATCTGTTAGTATTCGGACTTGTCAGGCTTGCTTCCGCAGTCAAGCTACTAATGATCCTCTATGCAGACATGAGATACCTAATATCTCTTTGGAGAACTTGTGGCAGTGGTATGAGAAACATGGGAGCTATGGTTTAGAAGTAAAAGCAGAGGATCACAGAAATGCAAGACATTATGGGATGGATCATTCTAAGTTTCGTGCCTATTTTGTTCCATATTTGTCAGCCATTCAGCTCTTCAAGTACCATAGGACTCGTCCAATCCATAATGATAATAGGACTCTGGGGTCCGTGGATGTGGCGGAGTGTAAGATGAATAGAATATCTGAGAGTTCACCTAGTGCAGATCTGCGCTCAATATTTTCTGTACTTGTACCTCAACCTCTTATTGAGGATTCAAGCTCTTTACTACAGAAAGGTGTTCTTTCTGACTCAGCGTCATCTTCAGAGTGCAATAATGGTGATTTACATCATCTACCTGATGAATTTAACTTGTCTGATGATATGGAGCTTCTCTTTGAATATTTCGAATCTGAGCAGCCTCAAAGGCGGCGACCGTTGTTTGAAAC AATACAGGAACTTGTCTCTGGCAATGGACCCTCAAACTGTAGATCATATGGAGATCCATCGCTCCTACATACTACGAGCTTAGATGACCTGCATCCTCATTCCTG
- the LOC104227510 gene encoding uncharacterized protein isoform X1 encodes MHCILRRSGSIIQKDPDMDDSALSLKSLEDYGVSSVIWRFSNCRSTDVTFFVLESNGLWRVLVLPQQYLYREICRRSLQSNVNSFQVGSLLALTSFLFGREKIQRVFNIGSPLESISSRSSLHDGGAFSHLKKWDMLSIIPSGQNPIIECEFPGTISVGSDANSVEDMDVHDPKENRSTDRCSRKKPRKKGKRNRNLKCSNGLNELQSAVGCSITQAVIQSIQHRSISSANMSNSLMTDAMTVNSIALGLSSNERCSSGGCKSPHTIVSTEVSSTGDILNSAGEKKKRSKQHVGNPYVTEKKDKYFRRVPKDSNVYASSTGNQNSHVRKENYHCIWKRVQKNDADVSNCDLEKLNLGFSQFDNRLKKSTVKKELPNRVDSIILSQSAHENQEKLKVPKNPRRNKCLDPLEENESQCQKGSPVNGASSNVCLKTNMQSDDVFGSATQIASAKRSINAADSRTGTSSFRARYKKGNVQYVSLKPIPNPKACSRNVEATENVPIVVSSVDDQTVEHQFGLLSRSGKFDDLTAQRQELPAVDGEGDNADQEVSPSGQNVTHEQLASKCQAPVSSSVNVRVINAGQYSDNIKALPGDAQFGKLRNHNTCTLEQGYDNAATAKFFVPEAKSQTFHSLENDCRNIYQAVNDAHRAQLASKAIEIGNGYPAAEFEKLLHSASPFICPSVSIRTCQACFRSQATNDPLCRHEIPNISLENLWQWYEKHGSYGLEVKAEDHRNARHYGMDHSKFRAYFVPYLSAIQLFKYHRTRPIHNDNRTLGSVDVAECKMNRISESSPSADLRSIFSVLVPQPLIEDSSSLLQKGVLSDSASSSECNNGDLHHLPDEFNLSDDMELLFEYFESEQPQRRRPLFETIQELVSGNGPSNCRSYGDPSLLHTTSLDDLHPHSWFSVAWYPIYRIPDGNLRAAFLTYHSLGHFIHGNQTLKPPSVDDCIVSPIIGLQSYNAQGECWFQPRHSADDLTEEFLDMDLHTVLRERIRTLEQTASIMSRAVRKIGSDTLVNRHPDYEFFLSRRR; translated from the exons ATGCATTGTATCCTTCGGAGATCAGGTAGCATCATTCAGAAAGATCCAGATATGGATGACAGTGCATTGTCCCTGAAATCTCTCGAG GACTATGGAGTATCTTCTGTTATATGGAGATTTTCCAATTGTAG GTCTACAGATGTCACATTCTTTGTCTTGGAATCCAATGGACTATGGAGAGTTCTTGTTCTTCCACAACAATATCTCTACCGTGAAATATGTCGGAGATCACTTCAATCAAATGTAAATAGTTTTCAAGTTGGTTCGTTGTTGGCattaacttctttcttgtttggtAGAGAGAAAATTCAAAGAGTTTTTAATATTGGCTCTCCTCTTGAATCAATCTCGTCTAGAAGCTCTCTACACGATGGAGGTGCTTTCAGCCATCTAAAGAAATGGGACATGTTATCAATCATTCCTTCTGGCCAAAATCCAATTATCGAATGTGAATTTCCTGGAACCATCTCCGTGGGATCTGATGCCAATAGTGTAGAAGATATGGATGTTCATGACCCTAAGGAAAATAGATCCACAGACAGATGCTCAAGGAAAAAACCTAGAAAGAAGGGGAAGCGGAATAGAAATCTCAAGTGCAGTAATGGCCTAAATGAGCTGCAATCTGCTGTTGGATGTTCAATAACTCAAGCTGTGATACAAAGTATACAACATAGATCAATTAGTTCTGCTAATATGTCTAATTCCTTGATGACTGATGCCATGACCGTGAACTCTATTGCTCTTGGCTTAAGTAGTAATGAAAGATGTAGTTCGGGTGGATGTAAATCACCTCATACTATTGTAAGTACAGAGGTTTCTTCTACTGGAGACATCTTAAACAGTGCTGGTGAGAAGAAAAAGCGTTCAAAGCAGCATGTTGGGAATCCTTATGTAACAGAAAAGAAGGATAAGTATTTTAGAAGAGTCCCCAAAGACTCAAATGTCTATGCAAGTAGTACTGGAAACCAGAATAGCCATGTGAGAAAGGAAAATTATCATTGTATTTGGAAAAGGGTCCAGAAGAATGATGCTGATGTAAGCAATTGTGACTTGGAAAAATTGAACTTAGGTTTCTCACAGTTTGATAATAGGTTGAAAAAGAGTACAGTGAAGAAAGAGCTTCCTAATCGTGTTGATTCTATTATATTATCACAATCCGCACATGAAAATCAAGAAAAGCTCAAAGTTCCAAAAAATCCGAGGAGAAATAAGTGTCTAGATCCACTGGAGGAGAATGAAAGTCAATGTCAAAAAGGATCTCCAGTTAATGGAGCCTCTTCAAATGTTTGTTTGAAGACTAACATGCAATCAGATGATGTATTTGGTTCAGCTACCCAAATAGCTTCAGCAAAAAGATCAATTAATGCTGCAGATTCTCGAACTGGAACAAGTTCTTTTAGGGCTAGATACAAGAAAGGGAATGTTCAATATGTTTCCCTTAAACCAATCCCGAATCCCAAAGCTTGTTCCCGTAATGTGGAAGCAACAGAAAATGTCCCAATTGTTGTATCCAGCGTGGATGATCAAACAGTTGAACATCAATTTGGCTTGTTATCTAGATCAGGAAAGTTCGATGACCTAACAGCACAGCGGCAGGAGCTTCCTGCTGTGGATGGAGAGGGTGACAACGCGGACCAAGAAGTTTCTCCTTCTGGTCAAAATGTTACACATGAACAACTAGCTTCTAAATGTCAAGCTCCTGTTTCTTCCTCAGTGAATGTCAGAGTGATAAATGCAGGTCAATATTCAGATAATATAAAAGCATTACCTGGTGATGCTCAGTTTGGGAAGTTGAGAAATCATAACACATGCACTCTAGAGCAGGGCTACGACAATGCTGCTACGGCGAAGTTCTTCGTTCCTGAAGCTAAAAGCCAAACCTTTCATAGTCTTGAAAATGATTGTAGAAACATTTATCAGGCAGTGAATGATGCCCATAGGGCACAGCTAGCCTCTAAAGCCATTGAGATCGGTAATGGCTATCCTGCTGCCGAGTTTGAGAAACTTCTTCATTCTGCCTCTCCATTTATATGCCCATCTGTTAGTATTCGGACTTGTCAGGCTTGCTTCCGCAGTCAAGCTACTAATGATCCTCTATGCAGACATGAGATACCTAATATCTCTTTGGAGAACTTGTGGCAGTGGTATGAGAAACATGGGAGCTATGGTTTAGAAGTAAAAGCAGAGGATCACAGAAATGCAAGACATTATGGGATGGATCATTCTAAGTTTCGTGCCTATTTTGTTCCATATTTGTCAGCCATTCAGCTCTTCAAGTACCATAGGACTCGTCCAATCCATAATGATAATAGGACTCTGGGGTCCGTGGATGTGGCGGAGTGTAAGATGAATAGAATATCTGAGAGTTCACCTAGTGCAGATCTGCGCTCAATATTTTCTGTACTTGTACCTCAACCTCTTATTGAGGATTCAAGCTCTTTACTACAGAAAGGTGTTCTTTCTGACTCAGCGTCATCTTCAGAGTGCAATAATGGTGATTTACATCATCTACCTGATGAATTTAACTTGTCTGATGATATGGAGCTTCTCTTTGAATATTTCGAATCTGAGCAGCCTCAAAGGCGGCGACCGTTGTTTGAAAC AATACAGGAACTTGTCTCTGGCAATGGACCCTCAAACTGTAGATCATATGGAGATCCATCGCTCCTACATACTACGAGCTTAGATGACCTGCATCCTCATTCCTG GTTTTCGGTTGCATGGTACCCCATTTATAGGATACCCGATGGAAATTTGCGTGCTGCTTTCTTGACTTATCATTCGCTTGGCCATTTTATTCACGGAAACCAGACACTAAAACCCCCAAGTGTGGATGACTGTATAGTTTCTCCAATCATAGGCCTCCAAAGCTACAATGCTCAG
- the LOC104227511 gene encoding 18S rRNA (guanine-N(7))-methyltransferase RID2-like: MSTSRPELLAPPEIFYNDDEARKYTSSSRIIDIQSQLTERALELLALPDDGVPRLLLDIGCGSGLSGETITEHGHQWLGLDISQSMLDVALEREVDGDLVLGDMGQGLGLRPGVLDGAISISAVQWLCNADKSSHEPRLRLKAFFGSLYRCLGRGARAVLQVYPENIAQRELILGFAMRAGFSGGIVVDYPHSTKRRKEYLVLTCGPPSLSFITPNGKGEDGESCSDEDNSGDEENQTVCVSDRHRPRKKQKVNKRGKGRDWVLKKKEQMRRKGNTVPADTKYTARKRKDRF; this comes from the exons ATGTCGACATCAAGACCGGAGCTCCTAGCGCCGCCTGAAATATTCTACAACGACGATGAAGCTCGCAAGTACACTTCATCTTCTCGAATAATCGACATTCAG TCGCAACTTACAGAGAGAGCATTGGAGCTTCTTGCCTTACCAGATGATGGAGTCCCGAGATTACTTCTTGATATTG GATGTGGATCAGGTCTAAGTGGTGAAACAATCACTGAGCATGGACACCAGTGGCTTGGCTTGGATATATCACAGTCAATGCTTG ACGTTGCACTGGAGCGCGAGGTTGATGGTGATCTAGTACTTGGTGACATGGGTCAG GGCTTAGGGCTTCGACCTGGAGTTCTAGATGGTGCCATCAGTATCTCAGCTGTCCAG TGGCTGTGCAATGCTGACAAGTCTTCTCATGAACCTCGGTTAAGGTtgaa GGCATTCTTTGGTTCCTTATATAGATGTTTGGGAAGAGGCGCAAGAGCAGTACTTCAAGTCTATCCTGAAAATATCGCTCAGCGGGAGTTGATACTGGGTTTTGCCATGCGAGCTGGTTTTTCTGGAGGCATAGTTGTTGACTACCCCCACAG TACTAAAAGGAGGAAAGAGTACTTAGTGCTCACTTGTGGTCCGCCATCTCTCAGCTTCATCACTCCCAACGGGAAGGGTGAAGATGGAGAGAGTTGCTCTGATGAAGATAATAGCGGGGATGAAGAAAACCAGACA GTTTGCGTATCTGATAGGCACAGAcctagaaaaaaacaaaaagtaaaCAAGAGAGGCAAAGGAAGAGATTGGGTTCTGAAGAAGAAAGAACAGATGAGGAGAAAGGGAAATACAGTGCCTGCAGATACCAAATACACAGCACGTAAAAGAAAGGATCGTTTTTGA